Proteins encoded by one window of Vitis vinifera cultivar Pinot Noir 40024 chromosome 10, ASM3070453v1:
- the LOC100267596 gene encoding stigma-specific STIG1-like protein 3 → MSTLSTIFMLTVVLALAAINSATSDEEEETFFEDPDNSSSVKAENTEPAESKKPVSLRGASRFLEQRARLTCDKYPKACESKGSSTRDNLCCNKKCVNVKVDKLNCGACGKRCKFSEICCNGRCVNPSANKNHCGGCGNSCQEGDFCAFGMCSYSYA, encoded by the coding sequence atgagTACCCTAAGCACAATTTTCATGCTGACCGTGGTCTTGGCTTTGGCTGCTATAAACTCAGCAACATCAGATGAAGAGGAGGAGACCTTCTTTGAAGACCCAGATAACAGCAGTAGTGTTAAAGCTGAAAATACTGAGCCTGCAGAGAGTAAGAAACCGGTGTCGCTTCGGGGGGCTAGCCGGTTTCTGGAGCAGCGAGCCAGGCTGACATGCGACAAGTATCCTAAAGCATGCGAGTCCAAGGGAAGCAGCACTCGAGATAACCTCTGCTGCAACAAGAAGTGTGTGAATGTGAAGGTGGACAAGCTTAACTGTGGGGCGTGTGGGAAGAGGTGCAAGTTCTCTGAGATTTGCTGCAATGGGCGGTGCGTCAACCCGTCTGCCAACAAGAACCATTGCGGGGGCTGCGGGAATAGCTGCCAGGAAGGGGATTTTTGTGCGTTTGGGATGTGCAGCTACAGCTACGCGTAG
- the LOC100245293 gene encoding putative pectate lyase 2, which produces MAYTALFLVLSCTLAYYASTLQAYSSLDYTPQTFTSYMPSSSKSSTKKVMNPIDSCWRRKANWASNRRALADCAVGFGKGAMGGKYGAMYVVTTPSDDPVNPKPGTLRYGVIQTKPLWIVFAKDMVITLKNELIMNSFKTIDGRGAKVEIAYGPCITIQGVSHVIIHGISIHDCKPGKSGLVRSTTMHVGHRLGSDGDAISIFTSSHVWIDHCYLASCTDGLIDVIHASTAITISNNYFSHHDKVMLFGHDDHFTADKVMSVTVAFNHFGTGLVQRMPRVRFGYAHLANNKYDEWEMYAIGGSANPTILSEGNHFTAPDNANTKEVTKREVKSGWKNWKWRSSKDKFVNGAYFVQSGWGSCAPLYSRSQAFSVADGSMVPALTSDAGPLGCSAGKPC; this is translated from the exons ATGGCCTACACAGCACTTTTCCTAGTGCTTTCCTGCACTCTAGCCTACTACGCTTCAACTTTACAGGCTTACTCATCACTAGACTACACCCCTCAAACGTTCACAAGCTATATGCCTAGCAGTTCTAAGTCGTCCACTAAAAAAGTCATGAACCCAATAGACTCTTGCTGGCGCAGAAAGGCCAATTGGGCCTCTAATCGCCGCGCCTTGGCTGACTGCGCTGTAGGCTTTGGTAAAGGCGCAATGGGAGGAAAGTATGGCGCCATGTATGTAGTCACTACCCCTTCTGATGATCCGGTGAATCCCAAACCAGGCACACTTCGTTATGGTGTAATTCAGACTAAGCCGCTTTGGATCGTTTTTGCTAAGGACATGGTGATTACGCTGAAAAATGAGTTGATTATGAATAGTTTCAAGACTATTGATGGGAGGGGAGCGAAGGTGGAGATTGCTTACGGGCCGTGCATCACTATACAAGGTGTGAGCCATGTTATTATACATGGGATTAGTATTCATGACTGTAAGCCTGGGAAGTCTGGCCTTGTTAGGAGTACTACGATGCACGTTGGTCATCGCCTCGGCTCTGATGGCGATGCGATCAGTATATTCACTTCTTCGCATGTTTGGATTGACCATTGCTATCTCGCTAGCTGCACCGATGGCCTTATCGATGTTATTCATGCGTCTACTGCTATCACCATTTCTAACAACTACTTCTCTCACCATGATAAA gtaaTGCTGTTTGGGCACGATGATCACTTCACTGCAGATAAAGTCATGAGTGTTACAGTCGCCTTCAACCATTTTGGCACTGGTCTAGTTCAAAGGATGCCAAG GGTTAGATTTGGCTATGCCCACCTTGCCAACAACAAGTATGATGAATGGGAGATGTATGCCATTGGTGGGAGTGCTAATCCAACCATCTTAAGCGAAGGGAACCACTTTACTGCTCCTGACAATGCCAACACCAAAGAG GTTACCAAGAGAGAGGTTAAAAGTGGTTGGAAGAATTGGAAATGGAGGTCCTCTAAGGATAAATTTGTGAATGGTGCATACTTTGTTCAATCTGGATGGGGAAGCTGTGCCCCGCTTTACTCTCGATCCCAAGCATTTTCTGTTGCTGATGGTTCAATGGTTCCTGCTTTAACATCTGATGCGGGTCCTTTGGGTTGTTCTGCTGGCAAACCATGTTGA
- the LOC100250418 gene encoding uncharacterized protein LOC100250418, which translates to MASLFTCRYISESLSSSFAYHLFFLILTPLIFPFLTLTAAQASLCRTSCGGIPINYPFGIDDGCGSPYYRHILVCPDSGQLELRTPSGRYPVRSLSYSDPHILVSDPFMWNCQDGDAFRPTRPFSLDTSTHFSLSPQNDYLFFNCSEDDVIVEPKPIFCERFPDRCDSSCDSASYLCRHLPECASALGGSSCCSYYPKATESLRLMLKYCASYTSVYWRSSGGNPPDDQIPEYGVRVDFDIPVTTRCLQCQDTTKGGGTCGFDTQTQDFLCLCEQGNTTTYCKDLVVRHNKRIGVIAGTATAVSFAGVVGIAAGIWYLIKLRKKAPVACGVQSNENRLF; encoded by the exons ATGGCTTCTCTCTTCACCTGCAGATACATATCAGAGAGCTTGTCTTCTTCATTTGCTTATCATTTGTTTTTCCTGATTCTTACTCCTCTCATCTTTCCATTTCTCACCCTCACTGCAGCTCAAGCAAGCCTCTGCAGAACCTCCTGTGGTGGCATTCCAATCAACTACCCTTTCGGTATTGATGATGGCTGCGGCAGCCCTTACTACAGACACATCCTTGTGTGCCCGGATTCCGGCCAGCTTGAACTCAGAACCCCTTCCGGGAGGTACCCAGTTCGTAGCCTGAGCTACTCAGATCCCCACATTTTAGTTTCTGATCCTTTCATGTGGAACTGCCAAGATGGGGATGCCTTCCGCCCAACCAGGCCATTTAGTCTCGACACCAGCACCCATTTCTCCCTTTCCCCACAGAATGACTACCTCTTCTTTAACTGTAGTGAAGATGATGTGATCGTCGAACCCAAGCCGATCTTCTGCGAACGCTTCCCTGATCGGTGTGACTCGTCTTGTGACAGTGCTAGTTATCTTTGTCGGCACTTACCGGAATGTGCTTCGGCATTGGGTGGTAGTTCATGCTGCTCTTACTACCCCAAAGCCACAGAATCCCTCAGGCTGATGCTGAAGTATTGTGCAAGCTATACTAGTGTGTACTGGAGAAGCAGTGGTGGAAATCCTCCGGATGATCAGATTCCTGAGTATGGGGTTCGGGTAGATTTCGATATTCCAGTGACAACCCGATGCCTCCAGTGCCAGGATACTACGAAGGGAGGTGGAACTTGTGGATTTGATACTCAAACACAGGATTTCTTGTGCCTTTGTGAGCAAGGAAATACTACCACCTATTGTAAAG ATCTTGTTGTTCGGCATAATAAGAGGATTGGAGTAATTGCag GGACAGCAACTGCAGTTTCCTTTGCTGGGGTGGTGGGAATTGCAGCTGGGATATGGTACTTAatcaaattgagaaaaaaagcACCAGTGGCTTGTGGGGTTCAGAGCAATGAGAATAGACTATTCTGA